A window of the Pseudomonas gozinkensis genome harbors these coding sequences:
- a CDS encoding YcgL domain-containing protein: protein MKRICSIYQSSKKSGMYLYVLKSDALERVPEGLMAAFGKARHSFDLVLTPERKLASEDIAVVLENLEKQGYHLQMPPAEEEYIEHLPEELLRRNDPV, encoded by the coding sequence TTGAAACGTATTTGTTCCATTTATCAAAGTTCGAAGAAAAGCGGCATGTACCTGTACGTGCTCAAGAGCGATGCGCTGGAGCGCGTGCCGGAAGGCCTGATGGCGGCGTTCGGCAAGGCCAGGCATTCCTTTGATCTGGTGCTGACCCCCGAGCGCAAGCTGGCCAGCGAAGATATCGCCGTGGTCCTGGAAAACCTCGAAAAGCAGGGCTATCACCTGCAAATGCCACCGGCCGAGGAAGAGTACATCGAGCACTTGCCCGAAGAGTTGCTGCGACGCAACGACCCGGTCTGA
- the rnd gene encoding ribonuclease D, with protein sequence MAIDIHWIRDNDSLAQFCAEWQQLPFVALDTEFMRVDTFYPIAGLLQVGDGKRAYLIDPLTINAWQPLAALLENPAVLKVLHACSEDLEVLLRLTGSLPAPLFDTQLAAAYLNLGFSMGYSRLVQEVLGIELPKGETRSDWLQRPLSDTQISYAAEDAVHLAEVFVQLRPKLSDDKFAWVLEDGAELVANLRRETDPYEVYREAKLAWKLSRAQLAVLRELCAWREREARARDLPRNRIVREHSLWPLARTQPDNLSALGKIEDMHPRTVRQDGEFLLDLIKRSGSVGPDQWPPAVPEPLPIEAAALIKQLRALGQAEAERLGIAPELMLRKKTLEALVKSGFPEGPYQLPDSLRGWRRELMGQKLLDSLATAGEQP encoded by the coding sequence GTGGCCATCGATATTCACTGGATTCGCGACAACGATAGCCTCGCGCAGTTTTGCGCCGAGTGGCAGCAGCTGCCGTTCGTTGCCCTCGACACCGAATTCATGCGGGTCGACACCTTCTACCCGATTGCCGGCCTGTTGCAGGTTGGCGACGGCAAACGCGCCTACCTGATCGACCCGCTGACCATCAACGCCTGGCAACCCTTGGCCGCGTTGCTGGAAAACCCGGCGGTGCTCAAAGTCCTGCATGCCTGCAGCGAAGACCTCGAAGTCCTGCTGCGCCTGACCGGCAGTCTGCCGGCGCCGCTGTTCGACACCCAACTGGCCGCTGCCTACCTGAACCTCGGGTTCTCGATGGGCTATTCGCGTCTGGTGCAGGAAGTGCTCGGCATCGAACTGCCGAAGGGCGAAACCCGTTCCGACTGGTTGCAGCGTCCGTTGTCCGACACGCAAATCAGCTATGCCGCCGAAGACGCCGTGCATCTGGCGGAGGTTTTCGTACAACTGCGTCCGAAACTGTCTGACGACAAATTCGCCTGGGTACTGGAGGACGGCGCGGAACTGGTCGCCAACCTGCGCCGCGAGACCGATCCGTACGAGGTGTATCGCGAGGCCAAACTGGCGTGGAAACTATCCCGCGCGCAACTCGCCGTTCTGCGTGAGCTGTGCGCCTGGCGTGAGCGCGAGGCCCGCGCCCGCGACCTGCCGCGTAACCGCATCGTCCGTGAGCATTCGCTGTGGCCGTTGGCGCGTACGCAACCTGACAACCTCAGCGCGCTGGGCAAGATCGAAGACATGCACCCGCGTACCGTGCGTCAGGACGGCGAGTTTCTGCTTGATCTGATCAAGCGCTCTGGCAGTGTGGGGCCTGATCAATGGCCACCAGCCGTGCCGGAGCCCTTGCCGATCGAAGCCGCTGCGCTGATCAAACAGCTGCGGGCGCTCGGTCAGGCCGAAGCTGAGCGTCTGGGCATCGCGCCGGAACTGATGCTGCGCAAGAAAACCCTCGAAGCGCTGGTCAAAAGCGGCTTCCCCGAGGGCCCTTACCAATTGCCTGATTCGCTGCGTGGCTGGCGCCGCGAATTGATGGGCCAGAAGCTGCTCGACAGCCTGGCCACCGCCGGAGAACAGCCTTGA
- a CDS encoding YgaP family membrane protein: MTELKRVERIESTPFQSRSEQNVEGWERIGSLAGGVIMVGKGLRRGGVFGLIQVAIGGVAMARGITGHSSVKSLLEKSRQDMNNVRAKIERAGEELSKLKANAEAATKTATVTGNDSVKSPKAGV, encoded by the coding sequence ATGACCGAGCTCAAACGCGTCGAGCGTATCGAATCCACCCCGTTCCAGAGCCGTTCCGAGCAGAACGTCGAAGGCTGGGAGCGCATCGGCTCACTGGCCGGGGGCGTGATCATGGTCGGCAAGGGCCTGCGCCGTGGCGGCGTTTTCGGGCTGATTCAAGTGGCGATCGGCGGCGTGGCCATGGCCCGTGGCATCACCGGGCACAGCTCGGTGAAAAGCCTGCTGGAGAAAAGCCGTCAGGACATGAACAACGTGCGGGCGAAGATCGAGCGGGCCGGTGAAGAGCTGAGCAAGCTCAAGGCCAATGCCGAAGCGGCGACCAAAACCGCCACCGTGACCGGCAATGACTCGGTGAAATCGCCGAAAGCCGGGGTTTGA
- a CDS encoding nitroreductase family protein yields the protein MSANPRVAEYAIHPQFTDRWSPRAFTGEAISEETLLSFFEAARWAPSAYNSQPWRFLYARRDTPNWERYLGLLNEFNRSWAQHASALVIVISKTTFTAPGATEETPALWHTFDTGSAWGHLALQASLSGWHTHGMAGFDQELTRKELNIPEGYALHAAVAVGKLGDKATLADYLRARETPSPRRPLSELAAEGDFTL from the coding sequence ATGAGTGCCAACCCTCGCGTTGCCGAATACGCCATTCACCCGCAGTTCACCGATCGCTGGTCGCCCCGCGCCTTCACCGGCGAAGCGATTTCCGAAGAAACCCTGCTGAGCTTTTTCGAAGCCGCGCGCTGGGCGCCGTCGGCATACAACTCGCAGCCGTGGCGTTTTCTCTACGCCCGCCGCGACACGCCGAACTGGGAGCGTTACCTGGGCCTGCTCAATGAGTTCAACCGCAGCTGGGCCCAGCACGCGTCGGCACTGGTGATCGTGATTTCGAAAACCACCTTCACCGCACCGGGCGCGACCGAGGAAACGCCGGCGCTGTGGCATACCTTCGACACCGGTTCCGCCTGGGGCCATCTGGCGCTGCAAGCGAGCCTGAGCGGCTGGCACACCCACGGCATGGCCGGCTTCGATCAGGAGCTGACCCGCAAGGAGCTGAACATTCCAGAAGGTTATGCGCTGCACGCCGCCGTTGCGGTGGGCAAGCTGGGTGACAAGGCAACCCTGGCGGATTACCTGCGGGCACGGGAAACGCCGAGCCCGCGTCGTCCGTTGAGCGAACTGGCGGCTGAAGGCGACTTCACCCTCTAA
- a CDS encoding phosphoethanolamine transferase → MFKLKAVRPEWVTLFASAFLLTGFNFVLWQHLFDITTADGKGIAMRIAFGVMIFAAYNIVLTLLAFRPVMKPVLTLLFMVSAGVAYFMSQYGVMIDAGMFRNFAETNATEVRDLLSLKLLAYILFLGVLPSWLLWKVPVSYRRWHRELLSKVVVSIASVAVIGGVALANYQGLSSLFRNHHEIRLMLVPSNYIGASAGYLREQVASAQQPFVTIGEDAQRNAAVQNHPRKSLTVLVVGESARAENFGILGYDRDTTPKLDKEAGLIAFTDVHSCGTETAVSVPCMFSNMGRKDYDASKAKNEEGLLDVLKRAGIDVIWRDNQSGCKGTCDRVTLQDVSNLKDPALCANSECRDEILLQGLQSFIDHLDKDTVLVLHQMGSHGPEYFKRYPKEYERFTPVCESNALNNCSRESIVNGYDNTLVYTDHVLSSLIDVLRSNQEKVDTAMLYLSDHGESLGEYNLFLHGTPYMLAPEQQKHVAMLAWFSDSYQKSYSVDTHCLQMSRDKPLSQDNLFHSMLGLLEVQSKVYQPDLDMFAGCRGAVIDGVLAKD, encoded by the coding sequence ATGTTCAAGTTAAAAGCCGTGCGCCCGGAATGGGTGACGTTGTTTGCCAGCGCCTTTCTTTTGACCGGATTCAATTTCGTTCTCTGGCAGCACCTGTTCGATATCACCACCGCGGACGGCAAAGGCATTGCGATGCGCATTGCGTTCGGGGTCATGATCTTCGCGGCGTATAACATTGTGCTGACGTTGCTGGCGTTTCGACCCGTTATGAAACCCGTATTGACGTTGTTGTTCATGGTCAGCGCCGGCGTGGCTTATTTCATGAGCCAATACGGCGTAATGATCGATGCCGGTATGTTTAGAAACTTTGCCGAAACCAATGCCACTGAAGTGCGCGACCTGCTGTCTTTGAAGTTGCTGGCTTATATCCTTTTTCTGGGTGTCTTGCCGTCCTGGTTGTTGTGGAAAGTTCCAGTCAGCTATCGCCGCTGGCATCGCGAGTTATTAAGTAAAGTTGTGGTGAGTATCGCGTCGGTCGCGGTCATTGGTGGCGTGGCGCTGGCCAATTATCAAGGGTTGTCGTCGCTGTTTCGCAATCACCACGAAATTCGCTTGATGCTGGTGCCGAGCAACTACATCGGCGCCTCGGCCGGTTATCTGCGTGAGCAGGTGGCTTCGGCGCAGCAACCGTTCGTCACGATCGGCGAAGACGCCCAGCGCAATGCCGCCGTGCAGAACCATCCGCGCAAATCCCTGACGGTGCTGGTGGTGGGGGAAAGTGCCCGGGCGGAAAACTTCGGCATCCTCGGTTATGACCGCGACACCACACCGAAACTGGACAAGGAAGCCGGCCTGATCGCCTTCACCGACGTGCATTCCTGTGGCACGGAAACGGCCGTGTCGGTGCCGTGCATGTTCTCCAACATGGGCCGCAAGGATTACGACGCCAGCAAGGCGAAGAATGAAGAAGGGCTGCTGGACGTACTGAAGCGTGCCGGGATCGACGTGATCTGGCGCGACAACCAGTCCGGCTGCAAGGGCACCTGCGATCGCGTCACCCTGCAGGACGTCAGCAATCTGAAAGACCCCGCGCTGTGCGCCAACAGCGAATGCCGCGACGAAATCCTGTTGCAGGGCCTGCAAAGCTTTATCGATCACCTGGACAAGGACACCGTGCTGGTCCTGCACCAGATGGGCAGCCACGGCCCGGAATACTTCAAGCGCTATCCGAAGGAATACGAGCGCTTCACCCCGGTGTGTGAAAGCAACGCGCTGAACAATTGCAGCCGCGAGAGCATCGTCAACGGCTACGACAACACGCTGGTGTACACCGACCATGTGCTCTCGAGCCTGATCGATGTGCTGCGCAGCAATCAGGAAAAAGTCGATACCGCCATGCTTTACCTGTCCGACCACGGCGAATCTCTGGGCGAGTACAACCTGTTCCTCCACGGCACGCCGTACATGCTGGCGCCGGAGCAGCAGAAACACGTGGCGATGCTGGCGTGGTTCTCCGACAGCTATCAGAAGTCCTACTCGGTCGACACACATTGCCTGCAAATGAGCCGCGACAAGCCGCTGAGCCAGGACAACCTGTTCCACTCGATGCTCGGTCTGCTGGAAGTGCAGAGCAAGGTCTACCAGCCCGATCTGGACATGTTTGCCGGCTGCCGGGGTGCGGTGATCGACGGGGTGTTGGCCAAGGACTGA
- a CDS encoding D-2-hydroxyacid dehydrogenase, which produces MRVLIAEHDHAIYARLLRQAAPELEVLTSGDSAELARQAVDCPVWLGQPDLLATLLRQGHQPQWLQSTWAGITPLLADGLRRDYRLTRAVGIFGQVMAEYVLTYMLGHEREVLARLVSQVERKWDNRTGQSLVGRKVLIVGTGDIGQSVAQFLLPFGVELYGIASSARQQAPFVEVGSMADLPRLVGEADYVVNLLPNTEHTHDIYDAALFKQFKPTGLFINAGRGVAVVDADLVEALKEGHLAGAVIDVCRQEPLPQRHPFWTAWGLLLTGHSSAPTSPPMMVQLFLDNLRAYQAGEALRGEVDFARGY; this is translated from the coding sequence ATGCGCGTTCTGATTGCTGAACACGACCACGCGATATACGCCCGGCTGCTGCGTCAGGCAGCCCCGGAGCTGGAAGTGCTGACCAGTGGCGACTCCGCCGAACTGGCCCGCCAGGCCGTCGATTGCCCGGTGTGGCTGGGCCAGCCGGATCTGCTGGCGACCCTGTTGCGTCAGGGCCACCAGCCACAATGGCTGCAATCGACCTGGGCCGGGATCACGCCGCTGCTGGCCGACGGCCTGCGCCGGGATTACCGCCTGACCCGGGCGGTCGGCATTTTCGGCCAGGTGATGGCCGAGTACGTGCTGACCTACATGCTCGGCCACGAGCGCGAAGTGCTGGCGCGGCTGGTCAGCCAGGTCGAGCGGAAGTGGGACAACCGCACCGGCCAGAGTCTGGTCGGACGCAAGGTGCTGATCGTCGGCACCGGTGACATCGGCCAGAGCGTGGCGCAGTTTCTGCTGCCATTCGGCGTCGAGTTGTACGGCATCGCCAGCAGTGCGCGCCAGCAGGCGCCGTTTGTCGAAGTCGGTTCGATGGCGGACTTGCCGCGTCTGGTCGGCGAAGCGGATTACGTGGTCAACCTGCTGCCCAACACCGAGCACACCCACGATATCTACGACGCTGCGCTGTTCAAGCAATTCAAGCCGACCGGTTTGTTCATCAACGCCGGGCGCGGTGTGGCCGTCGTCGATGCGGATCTGGTTGAAGCTTTGAAGGAAGGCCATCTGGCCGGCGCGGTGATCGATGTCTGCCGCCAGGAACCGCTGCCGCAACGGCATCCGTTCTGGACCGCATGGGGCTTGCTGTTGACCGGGCACAGCTCGGCGCCGACCTCGCCGCCGATGATGGTGCAGTTGTTTCTGGATAACTTGCGGGCGTATCAGGCGGGTGAAGCGTTACGTGGCGAAGTGGATTTCGCACGCGGCTACTGA
- a CDS encoding YcgN family cysteine cluster protein: protein MAAKVEPFWIRKTLDQLDHEEWESLCDGCGLCCLQKLEDEEDNSVYYTRIACKLLDLKTCQCSDYPNRIKFVPDCIQLTPGQAEEFKWLPPTCGYRLVSEGKDLPLWHHLVCGDRDAVHHERISQSGRMLAEGSVPEDDWEDHLIFRAG, encoded by the coding sequence ATGGCCGCCAAAGTCGAACCGTTCTGGATACGCAAAACCCTCGATCAACTGGATCACGAGGAATGGGAATCGCTGTGCGACGGTTGCGGCCTGTGCTGCCTGCAGAAGCTCGAGGATGAAGAAGACAACAGCGTCTATTACACGCGTATCGCCTGCAAACTGCTGGACCTGAAGACCTGCCAGTGCAGCGACTACCCCAACCGCATCAAGTTTGTCCCGGACTGCATCCAACTCACCCCGGGCCAGGCCGAAGAATTCAAATGGCTGCCGCCGACCTGCGGATATCGATTGGTCAGCGAGGGCAAGGACCTGCCGCTGTGGCATCACCTGGTCTGCGGTGATCGCGACGCGGTGCACCACGAACGGATTTCCCAGTCCGGCCGGATGCTCGCCGAAGGCAGCGTGCCGGAAGACGACTGGGAAGATCACCTGATTTTTCGCGCAGGCTGA